In Larimichthys crocea isolate SSNF chromosome XI, L_crocea_2.0, whole genome shotgun sequence, the sequence CGTAAGTAGAAGAAGATAAAGCACATCCTTTTCAGAGGATACAAAGGCAATGATTAGCTTACATTTTTCCTCCTCACATATGGAGGCTATAACTAtaaaattgcttttattttctctctcacagttAGATGAATATTATGTTTCATAGTACCTTAAAATGAAATTTTACATGTACTTAATAAATAAACCTTGCCCAGTAATAATAATCAGCATAATAACATCACATCAATTACACAATTGTGAAATGTGGTCATACTTACTACTTTAGGCAAAACTAAAGCTGTATCAGTCCCTTTACGTCCATATTCAACAAATGTTGTTCATGTGCTGGAGACACATTATCAAGAGGtcactgtgtgcgtgtgcctAAATGAAAGCTCTATCTGTACAGATAACCCAATAAAGCTGGCAGACTGTCATGCATCTCTACCAACATATTATTCATGGCAGCGTAGCTCCAATCTTGTGATAGCGACCTACATGTGGTATTTATGTTTTCTGCCCCAGCATTGGAGCAATGATGGATGCTGGCAGACAGGCGTACAGGGACTTCTTAAAGtctttttagtgtgtgtgtgtgaaaggctGGTCATGATCATTAAACAGCAGTTAACCTCAAAACGTCAGGCTGTCATCAAAACAGGCCAGTCGAGGGAGCTTGCCCGGtgtgagtgatgtcacagcgggGGGACAAATGGCCCGAGTCACTCCTGGTTTATATTTCACCAAGCTGAGACAGGGACaaaggagaggtgtgtgtgtgtgtgagcaaaatttatatttgaatttttgatttttgattttttgaagGTGAAGCAGTACTAGAAAAAGGAGacacatatatatgcataaATTCACATATCTCATTTTAAAGTACATCTCCCTTTACCTTTATATTTGTCTACTTATCTGTATCACCTGTGTTGTGACAACCACAACCATTCCCCAAGGGGGTCATTAGTCatctaaaacatttcattccaTGTCATACTGATTCAGCCAACAACCAAATTGTTAAACTCCCATTGACACCAGGGAATGACACAGCAAAGTGCATATCTGCACATCCTCAGAGGGCTAACAGGCAAActattgtagttttatttgcCACTGACACCAAGTGCTTGCTTATGGCGGAAttgtttctgtaaataatattataaagagtacggtctagacctgctctgtctgtgtcatgagataattccgttatgatttggcgctatattaataaaattaaattgaattgaaagtGTTGGATGGTCACTAAAGCCAGGCTCTAGTTTGAGCGCAAACTGGAATTTGtttaagagatttatttttactgatACCTCTCGACTCATAAATGTCTGAACATGTCTCTTTTGTGGAGCACACATGCTATAGCAGAGCAtggtaatataaaaaaataaaaataaaaacatgatagcttcctctgtttctgttttggtgAGTTCTATTAAGacaattcaccctcagtacagttgtcattatagagaccaaaactgttttatgtACCAGGCTGTATACATTTAACATGGGGtcttacggagactgactcacttgtGGAGCCAGTGtgaagtggacgtttgaggaactgcagttggcTTCATTTAGACTAATGAATAGTTGGAGGAGCTTTGTcatgtctgagaaaataactaGGACTTTATTTGAGTATATCTATAAATGTATATTAGAAAGCCTGTGCTACATTTATGGGCATTGTACTTGAACACATTTATCGGGCAGTAAGTCtaacaaaaaacataaccaaTAGGATCAAGCATTTTTAGTTATCCATACTAGGAACTAAAATCAGGCTATATTAGACTCTACTGCTCTTTTTCATCTGTCTCTAGAGTAAGTCCTAATCAAAACATCTAATCAAATAAAGATCAAGTAAACAGGCTTATGAATCTGCCATGTGTCAGTGTTCTGTACTTTTTGAAACTATGCATTACAGATTATAAAATTAGGAAATTGTGGATAACCACTTCAAAGTTTCACATAGATCTCACAGGCCTGTACTGTAGCTTCATGTaccttcttttttgtttgttttacaccACTCCAACATTGatgtacatatactgtacagtgtcGACTCACAAACAACAGTCAGATGGATTTATTACAGACTCACAGGACTTCTGCTACTGCCGCCCCTTATTCCACATCCCCCATTCCTCAAACTCCTCTCCCAGACGCACACATATATACCCTCTTTCCTTCCAACATCCCCCATTAAGAAACATAAGTCTCCAATTCACCGGCCTGGCTTTGTTTTCATAGTAAACCCAGAGGCCCCTTCCTCTACACCAGCGACCTCAACTACTTTCCCTACTTCCCCATCTCAATCTGAGAGTTATTAGCATGGAGAAaagcattgttgtttttaatgtagtGGCAGAACTTTTGCGCAGGAACTGGTATCTTCTTTCTGGCCTAGTGTTGTGTTGTTAGTGTACAGTGCCAGATGTGtagaaatatactgtactgtactgtgacaGACTGAAGTTCAAGCTTGGTTCCTGttcatatcttttttttgtgtgtcatcaACAAACTCATCAGACAAAGACactgaaatacataaaacatcttCAACAAAGTAAATggactttgtttctgttggaAAGCCCCTATCACTCTGTATGGAATTTAAATGTAGCAGGCAAAACACAATCTGTCAAAAGTTTTTAAGTATTGGTATGCATGTTAAGAAACTGCTTATTTGACTTGACCTGAATAAAACGAGAGAAATGATTCACGGAGGGAGGTCGAGAAGTTTAAGGCTCgacaagaggaaaaagaagataaCTGGTTGGTGGAAAGATCAAGCAATTATTCATTCATGagaaaagtacaatattttgacacacacaaatgtgtgtgtgtgtgtgtgtgtgtgtaaatggctGAGTACCAAACTATGTCCATGAATGCAGCTTATGAAAACCATATGACATGCTCCgaaacagaaagaaattcaGTTTGCTGCACCTCCCCCCCTTCTCCAAaagtctctctcctcttctgcacACCCTCCTCCTTTCCATATCTCCCTCCCTCTAGCCCGTTCCCTattctcccctccctccctgttctCTGAAATCTTGGGACAATCTGCATGCGCTCAACTCCAGCGCAGATCTGTTTAGGCACGGGTAGAGTGAAGAGCACAGGcaggcagaaaaaaatcagGTCTCAGATGAAGGGACAAAAGTTCAGATACACAACAAAAGCAGGCCAAGAGAGAAAGCCACAGTTTACAGAAACTTTCAAAAGCAGGGAGATAAAGGTGTAGTGACCAGGTTgagagacaggtggagagatATATTCAGTTCTTAAAAATAATGGGCTCCCTGGTAAGCAGTGGTGCTGCTCTTCTCTTAACCTCCCTGCTGGCTTTGCTCTTTGGAGTTTCCTCAGTCGTTGGTCAGGacctgagagagagggatgCACTATGCAATTCTGATGGCTGCTTTGTGGTCTACTTCCAACGAAAGACCTTCCTGGACTCATGGAAAGCCTGCAAGGAAAAAGGTGGAAATCTAGCTACCATTAAACGCAAGGAAGATGCTGCCAGTATTGCCAATCTCTTCTCCACTCTCGATTTGCGCCACTCACGCACCGATGTCCAGGTATGGATCGGCCTGCAGCGCCAGCCTCGCCAGTGTACCACCGCACGCCCATTGCGGGGTTTCTTTTGGACTACTGGTGACCAGGACACAGAGTATACCAactggcagagagaggagtcaCCTAACACGTGTATGGGTCCACGCTGTGTGGTTATGGGCTATAACACTGAAGAGCAGAATGATAACTTCAAATGGCTGGATGGTTCCTGCTCAGTCCCTGTAGATGGATATCTTTGCCATTATGCCTATAAAGGAATGTGTTCTGCCTTGTGGAGTGAAGGGGCAGGAAATGCCCTCTACACCACACCGTTTAATCTTCTAAGCACACTGTTAACCCATGTACCCTTTGGATCTGTTGCTACTGTGCCCTGCCCTGCCAACACCAAGGAGGAACAGTCAGTGTTGTGTATGCTGAAGGAAGACGGCTCAGTGGGGTGGTCAAGAGATTCTCCCCTTTGCTCTGATCCCCCTGTATCACATAACTGGTGTGACCAGAATAACGGTGGGTGTGAGCATTTCTGCAGGCTAACCGGCGTCCACTTCTACTGTGAGTGTGCCAATGGGTATCAACTAGGAGATAATGGGCAGAGCTGTGAGCTGCCTGATGTTTGTCAAGGGGTACCCTGTGAGTTTGAGTGTGTTCCCCTTTTGGATGGATACCGGTGTGCCTGCCCAGAAGGATACCTCCTTGCACAGGATGAACGTAGCTGCATGGATATAGATGAGTGCCTCCAAAGTCCTTGTGAACAAATTTGTGTGAACACTCCGGGAACATTTGAATGTCAATGTCGGGCAGGTTACGAGCTGGATTATTTAGGTGAGTGTGAAGATATAGATGAGTGTATGAATGACCCATGTGAACATGCCTGTGAGAACACTCCGGGCTCTCATATCTGCCACTGTCATCTGGGTTATTCCCCAGTGCGTGAGGACCCCAAGCGTTGCCAAGACACTGATGAGTGCCAGATCCCTGGTACCTGTGAGCAGATGTGTGTGAATTATGAGGGTGGATTTGAGTGCTACTGCGAGGAAGGCTATGAACTCATGTCTGATAATTACTCATGTCACAAGAAAGGGGAAGGAGATGACCAATCTGCTGTCactccttctttttcttgggTCACCCACCAGCCTGGACCTGTATGGGAACCAGACTATTGGCCTCCAGAGGAGGACCAACCGTTGGACTGGCTCACTGACCCACCCAGAGTTTTGAATTCTGATGTTATTTGGGTCACCAGTGCCCCTCAGGAAGAATTTGATTTAGTACAGACAGTACACCCTCCTACACAGGTggcagaggaagatgaaggagacagagacaatgtagaagatgacaggtCTCAGTCTGAGCTGGAAGTTTTGTTAATCACGACATACACCACACCTCCTCCCACCACAAGTACTAGTACTACAACAGACTGGTacgaagatgatgatgaggagacCACCACAGCTCTCCCCTTCCTTTCCACTTCTACAATCTCTGAGGGAGCTTGGAATTGGTGGGCAGGGCACACCACTTCCAGTCAGAAACCAGGAAATCCAGAAGATTCAGTCATAGACCACAACATGCCTACAGATTCCACTTACCACAATAAGGGAGAAGAGTATCCCCTTGGGGAAAACTCTAGGTTCCCAGAGGAGGAGTTCAGGGAAAAAGACTATGTGGAGATCATACACTCCCAGGAATCAGCTGTTCCCACCCAGCCGATTCCTTCCCAGTCACCCCCAAGCAAGGCTGGAGAGGGTGGTGACATCCTGGATCCTGTCAAGGAAGATAGGGGTCAGAAGCAAAGCAACACCTGGCTCCTTGTGGGTCTCCTTGTGCCCATCTGCATCTTCATTGTGGTGATGGTGGCGCTGGGAATTGTCTACTGCACACGGTGTGCTGTTCAGCCACGAAACAAGAATGCCACTGACTGCTACCACTGGATCTCTGGGGCTCATGATAAACAGGGAGCTCCTAACCCCTCAGCAGGGGTCAAGACCCATGTttaggcagagaggagagaaactgacatttaaataaacagactATGCTTCAGAGGTAAGCAGGAGTGAATAATGGACCTGGTAAGGGACATGCTAAATGTTTTACCCTCTTTGACTGTGGAACTGCCCACTCTTTGAACACATTTGGACATTACTGTTAAATAATAATCGATAGAGGAGTGGAAAGAATGCTGAAAACCACtgactgttttttctttgatgtttttgataCACTGACCACACAGCACAAGATCAAATTGCTTCATAGTTGCACTAAGTTacataattataaaatattacGTCTTCATTAGTAATTTCAAAAAATCTGCTAATGTCTGCGAATCATGCGTGTAGTCATTTATTAATTTCAGCATTTCACAGCTGGAGCCAGATCCTGCAAAGAGCCTTGCATATCAGTGTACTGACGGCAAAAGCATTCTTCCTTCAGTGAGGTAGCAAAACTTTACTTTAAGGTTTCTTCATCGCAAAAATCCTCAGGCTCAGTTTATTTCAATAGCATATCACTGTAGATAATTATTACTGTCCTTACTGGTGAAAGCAGACTGTAAGCAAATACCCCTGTAAGAGCAAAGACATTCTGCAGTCACATGATAATGCTGGGAAAACAATCATTTGAAAATCACTGTTTTGAAGTTGAATTGTTAATTAATAAGTGACCAAAACCGTTTTGTATATAGTgattcttttatatttatgtttgttccATACTTGTCAtcagtcattaaaaaacacGCCTTTTAATAATTCAATGACATAACATTTTTATGGAACCCATAAACCTGATGATATGCAGAGGAATGTCTGTCGGCACATGGGAATGCTCCCTCCTCTCGTGTTCAATTTAAGAGCACTTCTCCTTTCCTTGACCTTTTCTGAAAAGCGGTCAAAGTGCAGATGTTCACACTGCACAGGAATTGTGGTAGAGGTTGGTTGTTAACATTAGCCTTGGCCTTATTCATGAAATAGCCATCAGTCACCCATCGTAAGCCTATTTCATTTGTACCAGAAGGTTCTGTCTTGGCCCAGCCCAGAAATGTTGGATCACTTCCAGCTGAGGGAGACTGTCAGTGAGATACCTTGCAATTGCTTGCACAACTAAAGACAATCATATCCCTGAGATCTCAGATAAAAATCACACATGAGAAAAAGGCTATATTGACTTTTTTGGAGAAGTGCTAATTGAATAGGGTGTGTGAGTTTTCTAttccaaagaaaaaacaaatacaaaataaaggcaCTTAAgttcaaacacatttaattcaaGTGCCATTTCAAATTTACACATGGAATTTATTGATCTTTATTTTACTGAtagactgtgactgtgtgactgttACATGTTAAGAAATTGTGAATTAAAAACTATGACAAGGGTTGAGTGTGAAGTTTATTGATGTCGGGCTTTTAATGGAGCCTTTAACAACGGGTAAAGTTTGAACTGTCATGGAGATAGCTCCATAGCTGTCACATGACCGAAGTCGGGAACTACCATCTCAAGTTCATTTTTTTGgagtgtttttatattcttGTCATTAATTAGAGCAGTGAATTTAAAAGCTAGGAGGTACTTTGAGTCACTTCCTCAGAAAGGCGGAGGAATGAATGTGGGTGTGTGACAATAAGGATACTGTAATTTCAAAAATGACCATTATCCCAGAGTGCCCTTTGTTTATAGAAAGAGTTTTTATGGAAAATACAACAGGATACTTGAGCACAGTCTCCACTGGCAGTAAAGAAGCATTGTGATTGTATTGACTAATGGAATGCACTGATCAAAACCAGGTTTTGGCTCTGCGAGTGACTCTCAGAGGGggtctcactctctttcttctctctctctctctctctctctctctctctctctctctctctctctctctctctctctctctctctctgtctcgctctctgtctctctctctgtctctctctctgtctctctcccccccctgACCTATTTTCAACATTGTCATCTCTTTTACAGCTCTCAGTAGAAAGACACAATCCAGTCACCAGTGAACTGAGCTGTGTTCATTCTTTGCTAACCCTCTCTGAAACAGTCTCTAGAAATATTATGATGTCAGTCCAGCTGATGTATATTACGCAAAGTACGATTCTAATTTGTAATGTGTCTTTTTGATGTTTCCCCCTATCATTCATGTCAATAGTAATAACAGTGTGCTTAAGTTATTTGCTAAGATCTGGGAAAATGGTGACATCACGAAAGAAGTCAGAAGTGGGAATAAGCACATGCAGATCAACAGGTAAATACATCCTGAGGTTAGCCTAACCAAAGTCAAATCAGCTTAAAGAGCCACTTCCTGCTTTAGCTTTAATCCGCTGTGCTACCTCACAAGGGCACTGAGTGTCAATTACTTTGTGGTGAATGaatcagtttgtgtgttgtgacaGCTCTAGGCCTTCAGATTTTTTCAGGTATTCCTGATGGTTTGGCCACTCCCACCTCATTCAGTAATTGATTGCAGCCTCACAGGCACTcactttggtttggtttagctTTGGTGCATGTGACACATAGTTTAAGTTAGCACCTAAAGTTTCATAGCACCCAACACCTACACTTCACTACTGACTGCTGACTTATCCCAGTACAGTCTGCTTATTGTTCAGCTGTacataataaatgatttagTTCACTTGAGTGGTTGCTTTGCAGACCTCACTTTTTGTTATGTTCCTGAATGAGCTGGGCATACTATTGCACTAACTGTATAAACTGAAATTAtgtgaaaaaacataaaaaaaaacttttttcaggTCTTACAGATAATTTTTGATCCAGCCTTGGTTCTTAATAACATCTCACTTGAATGTGCTTTTACCTCATAAACTCATTTTCAACTTGTCTGATTGACTTTTTATGTTTCTTGACCCATCTAACTTTGTTGATGTCACTGCATTCCAACATGTCGGCAAGTGCTGGTGAGTACAATATTATCACAACTGATAGAAATAATGTTATTCAAACAAGACCTTAGATATTATGAAGCAGTATCCTTTGTGTTAGCtcacaacaaatgaaaaacctCAAGAGAGACACTTCATTGTTTTGCCTTATGCACGAGTGACTGGACCTACACTCTTTGATTATATGCATGTGTAACTGTCCAGACagttcctctctcttttcttgccTTGTTGTCTCCTCACTGTATTCAGTTGTGACAAACTACCTGTTTCTGGCTGTGCATTGtagacatacatatatacatacatacatatacacatacatatactgttgcccataaagttggaataaactgtttttgacctcttctcatgaaatgattgtgacaatatgtgatttattcttgatagataaagt encodes:
- the cd248a gene encoding CD248 molecule, endosialin a encodes the protein MGSLVSSGAALLLTSLLALLFGVSSVVGQDLRERDALCNSDGCFVVYFQRKTFLDSWKACKEKGGNLATIKRKEDAASIANLFSTLDLRHSRTDVQVWIGLQRQPRQCTTARPLRGFFWTTGDQDTEYTNWQREESPNTCMGPRCVVMGYNTEEQNDNFKWLDGSCSVPVDGYLCHYAYKGMCSALWSEGAGNALYTTPFNLLSTLLTHVPFGSVATVPCPANTKEEQSVLCMLKEDGSVGWSRDSPLCSDPPVSHNWCDQNNGGCEHFCRLTGVHFYCECANGYQLGDNGQSCELPDVCQGVPCEFECVPLLDGYRCACPEGYLLAQDERSCMDIDECLQSPCEQICVNTPGTFECQCRAGYELDYLGECEDIDECMNDPCEHACENTPGSHICHCHLGYSPVREDPKRCQDTDECQIPGTCEQMCVNYEGGFECYCEEGYELMSDNYSCHKKGEGDDQSAVTPSFSWVTHQPGPVWEPDYWPPEEDQPLDWLTDPPRVLNSDVIWVTSAPQEEFDLVQTVHPPTQVAEEDEGDRDNVEDDRSQSELEVLLITTYTTPPPTTSTSTTTDWYEDDDEETTTALPFLSTSTISEGAWNWWAGHTTSSQKPGNPEDSVIDHNMPTDSTYHNKGEEYPLGENSRFPEEEFREKDYVEIIHSQESAVPTQPIPSQSPPSKAGEGGDILDPVKEDRGQKQSNTWLLVGLLVPICIFIVVMVALGIVYCTRCAVQPRNKNATDCYHWISGAHDKQGAPNPSAGVKTHV